In Arthrobacter ramosus, one DNA window encodes the following:
- a CDS encoding McrB family protein, which produces MVTPSTKTPLTRAPGISKEIEDAAWFVLGPGLQGKASALDASTRTWTVDAAGELLERLERGVGDAKAPMMTNLRQNLEGASREAKLLAVELLFLQSLPLAHEVKSLKVKRARVAEAASWLDPELELPKELYQGMTDHGVIRDRTAEFNWTIWDHLTWLCRFVAHVDGQSNASINKALKDPLKFHELAAATPEDQPAIRRSIEYLAWPSYFEPVVADVERREIRDAFASLVGGAHGETETDITADVHRIRLYLDEQAGQRIDWYDRQLVSQWRKVGDPGRRAWLLRTHQDSAELLAAWRDEEKATLDVEHLRELTPGVTAGLVQHAVDEDYKHLGYVEREDTKTAVFAFLTVMKPGDLALFQNSGAIRIGVVLGEPEHNEDNRRLRRKVRWFDETHPIAEAPRHVQRQLSTSGIVVDVTRVIQSLQSLLPAEAESDGEETAAPDAVVEPVIEGFRPLTEEFAASLHMELEPLTEIAELLEENRQLVLYGPPGTGKTYLAKHLAAELAGDSTDERVKLVQFHPSYAYEDFFEGYRPDKTDDGQVSFKLVAGPLRRLAEEAAKPGNSDKPYFLIIDEMNRANLAKVFGELYFLLEYRDDRIYLQYSPNEPFSLPDNLYIIGTMNTADRSIAMMDAAIRRRFAFVELHPKVEPIRGSLRRFLTARGLDTLNADLLDALNDSIDDWDRDLMIGPSYFMKNAAQNPDGLRRIWKYELMPLLEEHYHGQLNRAQLEERFGLDQLLGRLAVR; this is translated from the coding sequence ATGGTGACTCCCTCCACCAAAACCCCACTGACTCGTGCCCCCGGTATCTCCAAGGAGATCGAAGATGCGGCGTGGTTCGTGCTGGGCCCGGGGCTGCAAGGCAAGGCTTCGGCGCTCGACGCCAGTACCCGCACTTGGACGGTGGACGCCGCCGGCGAGCTCCTGGAGCGCCTGGAACGCGGCGTCGGAGACGCCAAGGCGCCCATGATGACCAACCTGCGCCAAAACCTGGAAGGGGCCTCGCGCGAGGCCAAGTTGCTCGCCGTCGAACTCCTCTTCCTGCAGTCCCTGCCCCTGGCACATGAGGTTAAATCGCTCAAAGTGAAGCGCGCCCGCGTTGCCGAAGCCGCGTCCTGGCTTGATCCCGAGCTCGAGCTCCCCAAGGAGCTGTACCAGGGGATGACCGATCACGGCGTCATCCGTGACCGGACCGCGGAATTCAACTGGACCATCTGGGACCACCTGACCTGGTTGTGCCGGTTCGTGGCGCACGTCGACGGCCAGTCCAACGCGAGCATCAACAAGGCCCTCAAAGACCCGCTGAAATTCCACGAACTCGCGGCGGCAACACCCGAGGACCAGCCGGCCATCCGGCGCAGCATCGAATACTTGGCGTGGCCCAGCTACTTCGAGCCCGTGGTCGCCGACGTTGAGCGGCGCGAAATCCGGGACGCTTTCGCTTCGCTCGTTGGCGGCGCCCACGGCGAAACGGAAACCGACATCACCGCGGACGTCCACCGCATCCGGCTGTACTTGGACGAACAGGCCGGCCAGCGCATCGATTGGTACGACCGCCAGCTCGTCAGCCAGTGGCGCAAAGTGGGAGATCCCGGCCGCCGTGCGTGGCTGCTGCGCACGCACCAGGACTCCGCTGAGCTCCTCGCCGCGTGGCGGGACGAGGAAAAGGCAACGCTCGACGTCGAACACCTCCGCGAACTCACCCCCGGCGTGACGGCAGGCCTCGTCCAGCATGCCGTGGACGAGGACTACAAGCACCTCGGCTACGTGGAGCGGGAGGATACCAAAACCGCTGTTTTCGCGTTCCTGACCGTGATGAAGCCCGGCGACCTCGCATTGTTCCAGAACTCGGGAGCCATCAGGATCGGCGTGGTCCTGGGCGAACCGGAACACAACGAGGACAACCGCCGGCTCCGCCGCAAAGTGCGTTGGTTCGATGAGACCCACCCGATTGCCGAGGCGCCGCGGCACGTCCAGCGCCAGCTCTCCACTTCGGGGATCGTCGTGGACGTCACCAGGGTCATCCAGTCGCTGCAGTCCCTCCTGCCCGCCGAAGCCGAATCCGACGGCGAGGAAACCGCCGCCCCGGACGCCGTCGTCGAGCCCGTGATTGAAGGGTTCCGCCCCCTCACTGAAGAGTTCGCCGCTTCCCTCCACATGGAGCTCGAGCCCCTCACCGAGATTGCCGAGCTCCTGGAAGAGAACCGCCAACTGGTGCTCTACGGCCCTCCGGGCACGGGAAAAACCTACCTCGCCAAGCACTTGGCCGCCGAGCTCGCCGGCGACAGCACCGATGAACGCGTCAAGCTGGTGCAGTTCCACCCGTCCTACGCGTACGAGGACTTCTTCGAGGGATACCGGCCGGACAAGACCGACGACGGCCAGGTGTCGTTCAAGCTCGTGGCCGGACCGCTGCGTCGCCTCGCGGAAGAAGCCGCGAAGCCCGGGAACTCCGACAAGCCGTACTTCCTCATCATCGACGAGATGAACCGGGCCAACCTGGCGAAAGTGTTCGGTGAGCTGTACTTCCTGCTGGAATACCGCGACGACCGCATCTACCTCCAGTACAGCCCCAATGAACCGTTCAGCCTGCCGGACAACCTTTACATCATCGGCACCATGAACACGGCGGACCGCTCTATCGCCATGATGGATGCGGCCATCCGCCGCCGCTTTGCGTTCGTGGAACTGCACCCGAAGGTGGAACCGATCCGCGGTTCGCTCCGGCGCTTCCTCACGGCCCGCGGCCTGGACACCCTCAACGCGGACCTGCTTGACGCCCTGAACGACTCCATCGACGACTGGGACCGGGACCTGATGATCGGCCCCTCCTACTTTATGAAGAACGCGGCCCAGAACCCCGACGGGCTGCGCCGGATCTGGAAGTACGAACTCATGCCGCTCCTCGAGGAGCACTACCACGGTCAGTTGAACCGGGCCCAGCTGGAGGAGCGCTTCGGTCTGGACCAGTTGTTGGGTCGACTTGCGGTCCGCTAA
- a CDS encoding DUF5107 domain-containing protein, whose amino-acid sequence MQNLSLSTITLNMAELGPNSPLPVVTAELDQPYRIGDGVPEELQAAARYGQVPNMFPYLMQDGYSRERTAHDVPAVVLENSKLRAVVLPTLGGRLWELFDKASGKQLLHTHGTLQFANIALRKAWFAGGLEWNIGTRGHSPTTCDPVHTAIVKTPEGHDVLRMWEFERLREVVFQVDMWLPEDSDVLLTAVRIRNPHDHEVPIYWWSNAAVPETAETRVIAPAAEAFGSDYTTDIARVRPTEHQGTDATWLVNSPHAADFFFDIQPGHRHWIAAVDHDGDGLAMLSTSLLRGKKLFVWGQGDGGKRWQEWLSPGAGPYAEIQAGLAQTQFEHLAMPAGAEWSWVEAYGNAKLDPATSHGEDWDAAVTHASARLEDLVPDAELEVALAEAARNYALPPDEMLVRGSSWGALESARRRHSGRGWLDESGTPFADDATPDAIEETGPWHSLLDGASFLGAGSFVAGADWEELLAKDGGAEAQFHLATMKHARQDLAGAIAGYDAALMANALSPRSRVLAHRGRALALLATNKADEGLAGLAAASRLEPSNLPLLSEAMTLSIRHGNSAQALALASEAPAGMSDVGRVRFLTALAFAGVGRGEEAARMLRDGVEIPDIREGEDGIAALWQEVCPGEPVPASYRFGMH is encoded by the coding sequence ATGCAAAACCTGAGCCTCTCCACCATCACCCTGAACATGGCGGAGTTGGGCCCCAATAGCCCGTTGCCAGTCGTCACGGCAGAACTGGACCAGCCATACAGAATCGGCGACGGCGTCCCGGAGGAACTGCAGGCTGCGGCCCGCTACGGGCAAGTGCCGAACATGTTCCCGTACTTGATGCAGGATGGTTACTCGCGCGAGCGGACCGCCCACGACGTGCCCGCCGTCGTACTTGAAAACAGCAAACTGCGTGCCGTTGTGCTCCCCACGTTGGGCGGCCGGCTGTGGGAGCTCTTCGACAAGGCGTCGGGAAAGCAACTCCTCCACACCCACGGGACCCTGCAGTTCGCCAACATCGCTCTGCGCAAGGCATGGTTCGCCGGCGGGCTCGAATGGAACATCGGCACCCGCGGGCACTCGCCCACGACTTGCGATCCGGTGCACACAGCCATCGTCAAGACACCCGAGGGCCACGACGTCCTGCGCATGTGGGAGTTCGAACGCCTCCGCGAGGTGGTTTTCCAAGTAGACATGTGGCTTCCGGAGGACTCGGACGTCCTCCTCACGGCGGTCCGGATCCGGAACCCCCATGACCACGAGGTCCCCATTTACTGGTGGAGCAACGCCGCCGTTCCCGAGACGGCGGAAACGCGCGTGATCGCACCCGCCGCGGAGGCTTTCGGCAGCGATTACACCACCGACATCGCCCGCGTCCGGCCCACGGAACACCAAGGCACCGATGCCACATGGCTGGTCAACAGCCCGCACGCGGCGGATTTCTTCTTCGACATCCAGCCTGGGCACCGGCATTGGATCGCTGCGGTAGACCACGACGGCGACGGCCTGGCCATGCTGTCCACCAGCCTCCTGCGCGGGAAGAAGCTGTTCGTCTGGGGCCAGGGCGACGGCGGGAAGCGCTGGCAGGAATGGCTCAGTCCTGGGGCCGGCCCCTACGCGGAGATCCAGGCCGGTCTGGCGCAAACCCAGTTCGAGCACCTGGCCATGCCTGCCGGCGCGGAGTGGAGCTGGGTGGAGGCCTACGGCAACGCGAAGCTGGATCCCGCAACCTCCCACGGCGAGGATTGGGACGCGGCCGTGACCCACGCCAGCGCCCGGCTCGAAGACCTCGTCCCGGACGCGGAGCTCGAAGTCGCCCTCGCCGAAGCCGCGCGGAACTATGCGCTGCCTCCGGACGAGATGCTGGTGCGCGGCAGTTCTTGGGGTGCTTTGGAGAGTGCCCGACGGCGACACTCAGGCCGCGGGTGGCTGGACGAAAGCGGCACTCCCTTCGCCGATGACGCAACCCCTGACGCGATCGAGGAAACAGGCCCCTGGCACAGCCTGCTGGATGGAGCGAGCTTCCTGGGCGCCGGGAGCTTCGTGGCTGGAGCCGATTGGGAAGAGCTGCTGGCAAAGGATGGCGGAGCGGAAGCGCAGTTCCACCTGGCCACGATGAAGCACGCCCGCCAGGACCTCGCCGGTGCGATCGCCGGATACGACGCCGCCTTGATGGCCAACGCCCTCTCGCCACGTTCCAGGGTCCTCGCCCACCGGGGCCGGGCCCTTGCGCTGCTTGCCACCAACAAGGCCGACGAAGGCTTGGCTGGACTTGCCGCAGCGAGCCGGTTGGAGCCCTCCAACCTCCCCTTGCTCAGCGAAGCCATGACCCTCAGCATCCGGCACGGGAACTCCGCCCAAGCACTCGCCTTGGCGAGCGAGGCACCTGCCGGAATGTCCGACGTCGGGCGCGTCCGCTTCCTGACGGCGCTCGCCTTCGCGGGGGTCGGCAGAGGCGAGGAGGCCGCACGGATGTTGCGGGACGGCGTCGAAATACCGGACATCCGGGAAGGTGAGGACGGGATCGCCGCCTTGTGGCAGGAAGTGTGCCCCGGGGAGCCGGTGCCTGCCAGCTACCGCTTCGGAATGCACTGA
- a CDS encoding copper homeostasis protein CutC, with the protein MKLEIVAVGAQGAAVAAEEGADRIELCSALELGGLTPSQGLMEAAQEAADGRLEIHPLIRSRPGDFLYSDADVDTMDREIRFLLAQGAHGVVIGVLTASGAIDVRVTRRLADTALETNPDAQLTFHRAIDQTPDPAAAVEQLVELGFTRVLSSGGAATVGAGIATLERMVQRAAGRLEVMAGGGLALDDIPALHAAGLSAVHLSAKATVSTRKNRANALDSPDASDPTAYMVTNRDLVRAARAATR; encoded by the coding sequence ATGAAACTCGAGATCGTCGCCGTCGGTGCCCAGGGCGCTGCCGTTGCCGCCGAAGAGGGCGCGGACCGGATTGAACTTTGCAGCGCCTTGGAGCTCGGGGGACTGACCCCGAGCCAAGGGCTGATGGAAGCCGCACAGGAAGCTGCCGACGGACGGCTGGAGATCCACCCATTGATCCGTAGTCGGCCGGGAGATTTCCTGTACTCCGACGCCGATGTGGACACCATGGATCGCGAGATACGGTTCCTCCTCGCCCAAGGGGCTCATGGAGTGGTGATCGGAGTCCTCACGGCCTCCGGTGCTATCGACGTCCGGGTCACTCGGAGGCTCGCAGACACGGCCTTGGAGACCAACCCCGACGCCCAACTGACATTCCACCGGGCCATCGACCAAACCCCGGACCCGGCGGCCGCCGTCGAGCAGCTCGTGGAACTTGGATTCACCCGGGTGCTCAGCTCCGGGGGCGCCGCCACGGTGGGGGCGGGAATCGCGACCCTCGAGCGCATGGTCCAGCGTGCGGCGGGGCGGCTTGAAGTCATGGCAGGCGGCGGACTCGCCCTGGACGATATCCCGGCACTGCACGCGGCAGGACTGAGCGCGGTCCATTTGTCAGCCAAGGCCACGGTTTCCACGCGGAAGAACCGGGCCAATGCCCTCGATTCGCCGGATGCTTCAGACCCGACGGCGTACATGGTCACCAACCGGGATCTTGTCAGGGCCGCGCGCGCCGCCACCCGGTGA
- a CDS encoding acyl-CoA thioesterase — MRWGDMDAYGHINNVQIVRMLEEARIAAFGPPRGAGLPGVEPPVSVFDSVEDGVMTLVVEHKVRYVRTLEYRNIPAVVEIWVGAVKGASFDLHYVIKDPVTGQDCVNASTHLAFVDESTGRVRRLTPEQKEQLAPYRP, encoded by the coding sequence ATGCGTTGGGGAGACATGGACGCTTACGGGCACATCAACAACGTCCAGATCGTGCGCATGCTCGAGGAGGCTCGCATCGCAGCCTTCGGTCCGCCCCGCGGTGCCGGACTGCCCGGGGTGGAACCGCCGGTCTCCGTTTTCGACTCCGTTGAAGACGGGGTCATGACCCTTGTGGTGGAGCACAAGGTCCGGTACGTCCGGACCTTGGAATACCGGAACATTCCGGCAGTGGTTGAGATCTGGGTGGGCGCCGTGAAGGGGGCAAGTTTTGACCTCCATTACGTGATCAAGGATCCCGTGACCGGCCAGGACTGCGTCAACGCCAGTACCCATCTGGCATTCGTCGACGAGTCCACGGGCCGCGTCCGCAGGCTCACTCCCGAGCAGAAGGAACAGTTGGCGCCCTATCGGCCCTAG
- a CDS encoding ABC transporter ATP-binding protein, translating to MSEQNQQKRGWAAKADAAKAAREAAEAKDAAAAGAVTAVEDDDIEETEYTPGEADGGMFGNLPAKKAKAFGPSAKRLLGLLKPEAAGVVFVIGLVVVSVVLNVIAPKILGSAMDVIFGGVMGKQLPPGVSQAAFAEGLRQAGQNNFADMVSKMELTNGINFSKLTFLISIVLVMYFVANIFLWAQGYILNKIVMKVINRLRNDVQAKLNRLPLNYFDTRQRGDILSRVTNDVDNVQQGLQQAFAQLVSSVLTVFGITIMMFIVSWQLALIALVALPLSGVLAGVIGSRSQKLFAAQWKNTGSLNGQIEESFSGHELVKVFGRDADMLERFDERNEALYKASFGAQFVSGIIFPAMNFVSYLSYVGIAVVGGLRVASGSMSLGDATAFIQYSREFTQPLGQIAGMANMLQSGVASAERVFEFLDADEEMPENAARHLPPRTDGHVEFENVSFSYVADKALIESLSLSAEPGHTVAIVGPTGAGKTTLVNLIMRFYELNSGRITLDGVDIKELSRSELRSKVGMVLQDAWLFGGTIYDNIKYGNLDATEEQIMEAAKATYVDRFVRALPDGYQTIIDEEGNNVSAGEKQLITIARAFVSDPSLLILDEATSSVDTRTELLLQKAMAALRTDRTSFVIAHRLSTIRDADTILVMENGSIVEQGNHNQLLASQGAYYRLYMSQFAGEDAGEAVVDDSTVVHS from the coding sequence ATGAGCGAACAGAATCAGCAAAAGCGCGGCTGGGCCGCGAAAGCCGACGCAGCGAAGGCTGCCCGCGAAGCTGCGGAAGCAAAAGATGCAGCCGCAGCCGGTGCCGTAACAGCCGTGGAAGATGACGACATCGAGGAAACCGAATACACGCCAGGCGAAGCCGACGGCGGCATGTTCGGCAACCTGCCGGCCAAGAAGGCCAAGGCTTTCGGACCGTCGGCCAAGCGGCTCCTCGGGCTGCTCAAGCCGGAGGCTGCCGGGGTGGTCTTCGTCATCGGCCTCGTGGTGGTCTCCGTCGTCCTGAACGTCATCGCCCCGAAGATCCTCGGCAGCGCCATGGACGTCATCTTCGGCGGCGTCATGGGCAAGCAATTGCCTCCCGGAGTGAGCCAAGCGGCCTTCGCCGAAGGACTCCGCCAGGCCGGCCAGAACAACTTCGCGGACATGGTCTCCAAGATGGAGCTCACCAACGGGATCAACTTCTCCAAGCTCACGTTCCTGATCTCGATCGTGCTTGTGATGTACTTCGTGGCCAACATCTTCCTGTGGGCCCAGGGCTACATCCTGAACAAGATCGTCATGAAGGTCATCAACCGGCTCCGCAACGACGTCCAGGCCAAGCTCAACCGCTTGCCCCTGAACTACTTCGACACCCGCCAGCGCGGTGACATCCTCTCCCGCGTGACCAACGACGTCGACAACGTCCAGCAAGGGCTGCAGCAGGCGTTCGCGCAGCTGGTCAGCTCGGTGCTGACGGTCTTCGGCATCACCATCATGATGTTCATCGTTTCCTGGCAACTCGCCCTGATCGCGCTGGTGGCCTTGCCGCTCTCCGGTGTCCTTGCCGGCGTGATCGGCTCGCGCAGCCAGAAGCTCTTCGCCGCCCAGTGGAAGAACACCGGCTCGCTCAACGGCCAGATCGAGGAATCGTTCTCCGGCCACGAGCTCGTCAAGGTCTTCGGGCGTGACGCGGACATGCTGGAGCGTTTCGACGAACGCAACGAAGCCCTCTACAAGGCCTCGTTCGGGGCACAGTTCGTTTCCGGGATCATTTTCCCGGCCATGAACTTCGTCTCCTACCTCAGCTACGTGGGCATCGCCGTCGTCGGTGGTTTGCGTGTGGCTTCCGGTTCCATGAGCCTTGGCGACGCCACGGCGTTCATCCAGTACTCGCGTGAATTCACCCAGCCCCTCGGCCAGATCGCCGGCATGGCCAACATGCTCCAGTCCGGTGTGGCTTCCGCTGAGCGCGTTTTCGAGTTCCTGGATGCCGATGAGGAAATGCCGGAGAACGCGGCCCGTCACCTGCCCCCGCGCACGGACGGCCACGTCGAGTTCGAGAACGTGTCCTTCAGCTATGTTGCCGACAAGGCGCTCATCGAGAGCCTTTCCCTCAGCGCGGAGCCTGGACACACCGTGGCGATTGTCGGACCCACAGGTGCGGGCAAGACCACCCTGGTCAACCTCATCATGCGGTTCTACGAGCTCAATTCGGGGCGTATCACCCTGGACGGGGTGGACATCAAGGAGCTGAGCCGTTCCGAGCTTCGCTCCAAGGTGGGAATGGTGCTTCAGGACGCTTGGCTGTTCGGCGGCACCATTTACGACAACATCAAGTACGGCAACCTCGACGCCACCGAGGAACAGATCATGGAGGCGGCCAAGGCCACGTACGTGGACCGCTTCGTGCGCGCCTTGCCGGATGGGTACCAGACCATCATCGACGAGGAAGGCAACAACGTCAGTGCGGGCGAAAAGCAGCTCATCACCATCGCGCGGGCCTTCGTTTCCGATCCCTCGCTGTTGATCCTGGACGAGGCCACAAGCTCCGTCGACACCCGCACCGAGCTGCTGTTGCAGAAGGCCATGGCTGCCCTCCGCACGGATCGCACCAGCTTTGTCATCGCCCACCGCTTGTCCACCATCCGCGACGCCGACACCATCCTGGTGATGGAAAACGGCAGCATCGTGGAGCAGGGCAACCACAACCAACTGCTCGCATCGCAGGGCGCGTACTACCGCCTCTACATGTCGCAGTTTGCTGGTGAGGATGCCGGGGAAGCCGTTGTGGATGACTCGACGGTGGTGCACAGCTGA
- a CDS encoding ABC transporter ATP-binding protein: protein MLVTLIRRYSKPYLPQILAVIIFQLASTIATLYLPSLNAKIIDEGVSRGDTNYIWQTGALMLAVALGQVIAAIAGVYFGSRVAMAMGRDLRRDVFRKVSSFSAKDVNSFGAPTLITRGTNDVQQVQMLMLMGLNFMVSTPIMCVGGIIMALREDLSLSWLVWVSVPVLVAVVGYLVVRLMPLFRSMQKKIDVINGVLREQIIGIRVVRAFVREPYEAKRFGDANKDLTLVSVKIGNLFVLMFPAIGMILHLSTAAVLWFGGQRVDAGNMQVGSLTAFLQYLLQILMAVMMGTFMAMMIPRASVCADRIGEVLDVEPSIHDPKAPVAPAEKKGRVEFRDVTFKYPGAEAPVLSNISFTAEPGQTLAIIGSTGAGKTTLVSLLPRLYDVASGDVLLDGVPVTSLDRDEITSRVATVPQKPYLFSGTIEHNLRFGKTDATDQELWDALETAQAKDFVMEKSSGLNRRVAQGGTNVSGGQRQRLCIARALVTQPTVYLFDDSFSALDVATDARLRRALKEKTQDATVIIVAQRVSTIADADQILVLDNGRIVDRGTHEELLETSPTYQEIVESQLSAEEVA from the coding sequence ATGCTTGTCACCCTGATACGGCGCTACTCCAAGCCGTATTTGCCGCAGATACTGGCCGTTATCATCTTCCAGTTGGCGTCTACCATTGCCACCCTTTACCTTCCAAGCCTCAACGCAAAAATCATCGATGAAGGGGTATCCCGGGGGGATACCAACTACATCTGGCAAACCGGAGCCCTGATGCTCGCGGTCGCGCTCGGCCAGGTCATTGCGGCCATCGCAGGGGTTTATTTCGGATCCCGCGTGGCCATGGCCATGGGCCGCGACTTGCGCAGGGACGTCTTCCGCAAGGTCAGCAGCTTCTCGGCCAAGGACGTCAACAGCTTCGGCGCACCGACGCTGATCACCCGCGGCACCAATGACGTCCAGCAAGTCCAGATGCTCATGCTGATGGGCCTGAACTTCATGGTGTCCACGCCCATCATGTGCGTTGGCGGCATCATCATGGCCTTGCGCGAGGACCTCAGCCTCTCGTGGCTCGTCTGGGTCTCGGTGCCCGTCCTGGTGGCCGTGGTTGGTTACCTCGTGGTCAGGCTCATGCCGCTCTTCCGCTCCATGCAGAAGAAGATCGACGTCATCAACGGCGTCCTTCGCGAACAGATCATCGGTATTCGCGTGGTCCGTGCCTTCGTTCGTGAACCGTACGAGGCCAAGCGCTTCGGCGACGCCAACAAGGACCTCACCTTGGTTTCGGTCAAGATCGGCAACCTGTTTGTCTTGATGTTCCCGGCCATCGGAATGATTCTGCACCTTTCCACGGCGGCAGTGCTGTGGTTCGGCGGTCAAAGGGTGGACGCGGGCAACATGCAGGTGGGTTCCTTGACTGCCTTCCTGCAATACCTCCTGCAGATCCTCATGGCCGTCATGATGGGTACCTTCATGGCCATGATGATCCCACGCGCCTCCGTGTGTGCGGACCGCATCGGCGAGGTCCTCGACGTCGAACCCTCCATCCACGATCCGAAGGCGCCCGTAGCGCCCGCGGAAAAGAAGGGTCGCGTTGAATTCCGCGATGTCACTTTCAAATACCCTGGCGCTGAAGCTCCCGTGTTGAGCAACATTTCCTTCACCGCGGAGCCGGGCCAGACCCTCGCCATCATCGGCTCCACCGGCGCAGGCAAGACCACCTTGGTGTCGCTCCTGCCGCGCCTGTACGACGTCGCGTCAGGCGATGTATTGCTCGACGGCGTCCCGGTCACCAGCCTGGACCGCGACGAAATCACCAGTCGCGTGGCCACCGTGCCGCAGAAGCCGTATTTGTTCTCCGGAACTATCGAGCACAACCTGCGCTTCGGCAAGACCGACGCGACGGACCAGGAACTCTGGGATGCGCTGGAAACTGCCCAGGCCAAGGACTTCGTCATGGAAAAGTCCTCCGGCCTGAACCGCCGGGTGGCCCAGGGCGGCACCAACGTCTCCGGCGGCCAGAGACAGCGCCTCTGCATCGCCCGGGCCTTGGTGACGCAGCCCACGGTCTACCTCTTTGACGACTCGTTCTCGGCCTTGGATGTGGCCACGGACGCCCGCCTTCGGAGGGCGTTGAAGGAAAAGACGCAGGATGCCACGGTCATCATCGTGGCCCAGCGCGTCTCGACCATTGCGGACGCGGACCAGATCCTGGTCCTGGACAACGGCAGAATCGTTGACCGCGGCACCCATGAAGAACTCTTGGAAACATCACCCACGTACCAGGAGATCGTCGAATCCCAGCTGAGCGCGGAGGAAGTGGCATGA